DNA from Mustela erminea isolate mMusErm1 chromosome 18, mMusErm1.Pri, whole genome shotgun sequence:
CCatggagggaagcagggcccAGGCGCTGAGTTGGGGATGGGCCAGGACAGCCCCAGCCAGTGGTGGGGGCTCCTGCTTTCTCTTGTCCCATAGCGCTGACCCCCGGGTGACACACTGCTCCCTCCCTCAGGACATCCTGAGGTACACAGTGTCCTCCACGCTGCTGCTTCGGCTGGTGAGTGCCGGGGGGCAGGGAAGCTGGGATGGGAGAACCTTCTCTTTGTCCAGCTCAGAAGTGCGGGTCTTCCTCAAAGCCAAGCCAAGTGGCTTGTATATATATGGGAGCGGGAGGTTTAGCGGCTTCTTTATGTCCCCAGTCCTGGCTGGACACTCGCTTGGCCTGGAACACAAGTGTCCACCCACGGCATGCGGTCACACTGCCCTGGGACTCACTCTGGACTCCGGGACTCACTGTTCAGGAGGCGTAAGTGGGGCGGGAGTTCTCAGGCCAGGAGGCCCCTCCCTGGTGGCCCCCAGACCACAGGCACACccccctgcctctgtccccttcACCCTGCTGGAACCGGGATGGCAGGAGAGGGCcgctgggccaggctggggtcTCCCCTACCTCCCCTTCTGAGAAATGACCAAGCCTCCAGCTGCGCTATCTCCCCTCACCAACAGGCTTTGGGTGGACTGGCAGGACCAGAGCCCGCGGGCCCGAGTGGACCCCGATGGACATGTCGACCTGTATTTGGCCCTCACCACGGAGACCAACTGCGACTTTGAACTCCTCCACTTCCCCAGGGACCAGAGTGACTGCAACCTCAGCTTCTATGCTCTCAGCAACACTGGTGCTGacggggcaggagctgggggtggcggggaggggaggggcgaggAGGGGAAGCCTCCGGCGTCCAGCGGACAGGACATGGGGGCAGCCGGCCTGTGTTCACACCGGTCCACCCTAGGCTTAGGGGAGCTGGAGATATCCTAGAGCAGACAGCACACTTCTCCCGTGCACCTCTCAAACAGTGGCCCACTTCCCAGCTCTCCCCTGCTCCGGGCTGCGGCCCCCCGCCACAGCAGCTGCCCTCAACAGCTGGGCCGCTTGTGTCAAGTCCAGAGCCCGAGGCTGCTGCACCCACCCAGTAACTAGCCTGCAGACCCACCGGTGCCGTCCAGCTCGGGGCCAGAGCCCCCACCCTTGCCTCACATCCCTCTCCCCTGGGAAATACTACAGCTGCCGCCCCCTGAGGCTAACATGGAAGGTGTGAGCAGATACGCTGGTGGAGTCCAGACCACGTCCCCCTCCAAGAAGTGGGGCCAAGTGCATTTAGTTGCACAATGAAAATTCACCTCTGAATCTGAGAAGGCCCTTCCCCTGGCTGGAGAGGAAGTGGGGGTGGTGCCCAGCCCGCGCAGAGTGTGTTCACCTCCTGGTCGGCCTCCAGCCACCGTCAGAAGTCTCCACCAGCCCTGCACGCCGGCTAGTCCCTGGCGCATACccccagaaagagaggagggaggggccggggccccctccttccaccttccccactctcccctgcctccctccagtgCTAGAGCTGGAGTTCCGGGCCCACGCAGTGAACGAGATCGTGAGTGTCAAGAGGGAATACGTCGTTCGGGACTTGAAGACCCAGGTCCCACCCCAGCAGCTGGTGCCCTGCTTCCAGGTGACGGTGAGTCGCTCGTGGCTGACAGAGAGctggttgggggcgggggcaggaagcTGTGGTCAGAGGCCACAGGGCCGCCTTTTAGCCTCCCAGACCCCGTGCGCCCTCCCAAAAGCCCGGTCTTCCTTCCAGTTGCGCCTGCAGAACACAGCGCTGAAGGCCATCATAGCTCTGCTGGTCCCTGGGGAGGCGCTGCTGTTGGCGGACATGTGTGGGGGGCTGCTGCCCCTCCGGGCCACCGAGCGCATCGCCTACAAGGTGACCCTGCTCCTGGGCTACCTTGTCTTCCACTCCTCCCTGGTGCAGGCCctgcccagctcctcctcctgcaACCCGCTGCTCAGTAAGCCTTGCCCCCCTCACCTGGCcctgcaggggcgggggggttgCTCTGCTGAGCTCCTGGGGCACAAGGGGTGCAGGCCTGGCCCTgacctcccccccaccgcccgcaGTTTACTACTTCactgtgctgctgctgctgcttttcacCAGCACCATGGAGACCGTGCTGCTGGCTGCGCTGCTGGCCCGGGGCAaccacagagcccagagcagccctggcccagccccgAGAGGGGAGGACCCAGGGCCACATCCTGAAGGTGGGCAGGGACCCCTGCCcggagcaggggtagagggaggaatAAGGCCAGGAGCAGAGCTGGCAGGCTGCCCACTAAGGGCTGAGGCCGGGGGTCTCTAGGCTGGggctccctgccttccctctgctggCTCCCGGGTCTGTCCCTGGAAGACGCAGGTATGGAGCAGGAAGGCAGGATAGCTTCCCTAAGGGCCCAGGTGACCTCAAACTCCCAGAGATAACTCTATACCCCTCGCAGCCTCTCTACAGGGGTGCTTCTTCAGCTCCAGGTGGCCTGAAATGGGCCACACCCCAACATTCATCGGTTGTAAATCGAAGGAAGGGAGAGATACGGGCTGACAGTCCCCAGGGTTTGccctcctgctctgggccagcAGGCTGGGTGAGCCCGGAAAAACTGCCTGCCTCTTGCCCCACCAGAAGCTCCTGGAGTGAACGGGCCGAGGAGGAGCTGGCCCGAGGCCGCGGACCGCATCTTCTTCCTGGCCTATGTGGTGGGCGTAGCGTGTAGCCAATTCTCCTTCATTGGATTCTGGATGTGGGCGACGTGCAAGTCTGAGCCAGCCCCTGGCGAGGTCATACCCCATGGCGGGCAGCCCAGGCTGTAACAGGGCCGGCCcggggctgcagggggagggtcaTGACAGGGTCTCTggagagagggggggaaggaTGACTCTCTCCCCTAAGCCCGGAGGATGCCAGGCCACCCCGAGTTCTTCCTTCTGATCGCAGGCAAGCAGAGTGTGAAATAAACCCGTCACCCTCAAGGGTCTGTCTTTGCTGGGCTCAGCTGCTCACTCTTGTCCTAAGTCGGTGGGGCCGCCACTTTGCGCCCAATCCCCACTACACTCTTGAACTTGTCACCTACCACCGTGCACCAGTGATGTGACCCCCATTTCTGCAACTACAGTTGCTCGGCCTTGGGCCCCGGGGGGCACTGGGCACCAGGAGACAGGGGCCTGGGTCAGGCCACGCAGAGTGGCCAGAGCGTCTCAGAATTCTTTTTGCAGTGTGCGGGAACCCGGAGGCGCAGGGAGAGGGCACTCCTGCTCCAGCACCTGGGGGATGCGTGGGAGGCAGAACACCCCGGATTTTCAGGCCCACGGGTGACGGGGAATACATTTTCTGCACTCAATCCATGAGCGGATTAATCCTGCTTGCTTTTTCTCCATGCCCTCTGGCTGCGCTGTGGCCTGCCCCTCTGGGCCCTACCCATGTTTTTGGGCTAGAGGGGGCATTCTCCACCCCCAGCTCTGACCCAGGCCGGAGGTGGGCCGTTTGCCCTCCTGCTCTTGTACACATGAGGGCCCTTCgtctttcttctctgttccttcctgtcTGGAAGCCATCGCGTGGCCCAAGCAGGCCCAGGGTCAGGAGCCTTAAGGTGGAAAGGAACCCAGGTATTCTGAGAGTGCTGGTCTGGGGGGGTTCCGGGAAGAAACACTGACCAGGACTCGAGGGCTCGGGGACAGGGCTCTGGACTGGGGAAACGGTGGAAGAAAGTCCCTCTCCCCTAGGATGGCAAACTCACCAGGCCCAGAGGCAAGTTAACACTGATTTATCTGTCCCGTAACATGGCTGCTCTGGCAGAGCCCGGCAGGGACCGCAGGAGGCTCGGGCAGAGCCGGGCTGGGGCGCAGGAGGCTCAGGCGGACGTGTCAAAGAGGCGGTCGATCATGTCGCCCACCTGCTCCACACGGTACTTGATGTACTTCTCCGGGTTCTTGGTGAAGGGCACGCTGCCGTACCTGGCCAGGCGCTGAGGTCAGGGGCAGGCTAGCAGCCTCCCCAGCTCCACCTCAGCCCAAGGCACTTCTCAGCGTGCCCATGAGTGATGCCCCTGTCTGGCCCCAGAGCAAAGCCCAAGGCACGGGCTCTGTCACCCATACCCGCACGCCCCTCCGTGTTTTCTCGAAGCACAGCGTAGAGACCCAGCAGGGGCAGTGAagggcacagggctggggaggTGCAGGCAGAGGGCTCACCTGTGCAGAAAGGCCCCATAGGTCTCCCTGACAATATTTTTCTGCGCTTGGCGAATCTTGTCTCTCTGCTCCATGTCAGGAATAGCCCAGGCCTTCTGGATCTTGCACAATTCTTCAAGGCCATCATTGAAACCCTGGCCGCCAAAAAAGGTGGAAATAGAAGCGACCCAAAGACAAAGACTCCAGGCCCGTGTCCCTGCAACAGCAGCAGGGAGCCATGGGGGGAAGGGGACCCCAACTCACCTTGAACCGCTCCTTGATCATCTGCCGTTCCTTGTCCCTTAGCTGGGGGAGGtgagagagggcagagaaagtGTTCCCCAGAGCAGAACCGCCCGGCCGCTGGCTCCTTCCCCAAATCCCGGAGCCCAGCCCTATCTCCTGCCACCGTGGTGGCCACAGGCATCCTTCgctcttcccattttttcccaGAGACATGACAAAAAGCATCACACCTGCTAGATGCCCCTTCCCAGCCCAGGCCTTCTGCGTACCTTGACTCCCGGTTGGAACACAGGTAGATTCTTCTCAGCGATGTAGTCAGTCACCTTTAACCAGCTGccgggtggggagagaagcagaaggcagagcagggacagctcaggctgctgcttcccaggggctggtttgttttgttttgtccatcTCTGGACCTATTGGGGGAGGGGCGCTCCGCGATCGGTAGAGGCGTGGCTACGCAGAGCACAACTGAGATTTTcccttgggaaaaagaaaatgttggggcTGGTGGCTTTCAAAACTAAGAACAGGAAACAGAATTCAATACATTGAACAAACGCTAGTAGCTGCACATCGATCTCCTGGAGAATAAAGACGGAGCGGATGAGAAAGGAGGGCGGAAGCAGAGGACAAAGCGAGCAGGAGGGACACCCTCACATGAAGAAACACCAGGGGAAACACACAAACCGAGGAGAGACGGGATGAGCAGCAGTGGGAGCGCAGCAAGTTCAAGTGCTCTCGCGACCTTGCTCTTTGCCCGGCCTCATGTCCCCACACCCGTGAGGCAGCCTCTGGATTCTTCTTAGCCTGTGCCCTTGGCACCCCACCCTCCGGAGAGGCTGCCATAGCAGCCCCGGGGAGCAGGGGGCGGTAGAGGGGGGCTCCCCTCTCCGTTCTGTCAGTGTGGTTAAACAGCAAGCGGAGCACTGGGCCCACGGGGGAGCACTCCCCCGCCCCTGACCCACTCTGAGTGAAGCTCGGGTAGGAAGAGTGAAGGATTCgagcctgggggtgaggggagggcgcggcggggcggggcccacCTGCGCTGGTAGGTCTGGATCTGCTGCTCGATGTGCTCCCGGTAGGAGCGCTCAGCAGTCTTCTGGGTCACGGCCACCAGCTGGATCAGCTCAGACCTAgggcgggggagtggggagggagcagagggggacCAAACTGGTTTTCGGGGCCCATAAGGCTGCTGGTCTCCACAGCAGCACCCGCGGGGCCTGCCCCACACcgccccaggtcctgggactccCAAGAGGCAAAGCgctgccctccccacctggcCAGGCAGAGGGCACCGGTGGCCCCGGAAGGGCGGGGACAGGGGGGAGCCGCGCGCGTGCACAGGCCCCCTGCAGCCACTCACTTCTCCAGGGCCTTGAGGATGTAGTTGTAGTTGTTGTGCAAGAAGATGGCACTCAGGGCCGGGTCCTCGTACACCTTGGACTTGCTCAGGAGGTTCAGCTGTAGGTTGCCCAGGACCTTACCTGCACGGGGAGGGAGTGGCGACGTCCGCGGGCAGTCTGACCAAAACCACCCCGGTCCCTGGCCCTTGAACCAAGTCCAGCCCTTGTCCTTGTCTCTTCTAACCTCAGACTCCACAAGCCTCAGGAGCCCTCTGCCTGGCCCTGCTCAGCCCCACAACGGGAAGTTAGGTTACGATTCCCAAGGTCACGGAGGGGTCTCAGGAGTGGtcagggagcagcaggagggcacaaaggaagggagggaaaggcgAGGAGGTGGGCGCAGGGGGCTGCCAGCCGGCACTCACAGATATAGGTGCTCAGCAGACGCTTGCTGAACTCGGAGCTGTAGCTGCTGGCGGAGGAACTGGTCTCTGGGAGGAGAGAACACCTGTTACTGCAGCCAGGGCAGCAGCCAGGACCCTCTCTGGCCTTCCTTCAGCCCTGGAAGCAGCTGTGCAAGCCCTGGGAGGGGCCCCTGAGCCTTCCTCGGGCCGACTGGAGGCAGAGGCGCTCGGGAGTGGGGCTGCTGAGCTGCTGGGCTCCTGCTGCTGCGGGGAGAACAGTCTCGGCCTCTTCCTAGTACCCAGGCCAAGCCCCTCGCCCCTGACAGTGGCGGGAAGGGGAATGAGCTGGCCTGTGTTCAGCAGGAAGGGCGGCAGGACAGAGTGGTatgcccccggcccccagccctgaCTCAGGCCGGGTGCTATCTACTCCCAGGCCCATTTATCCCACTGTGGCCTCCCCACagcctctcctgcttctcccacactgggctcctctgCACCAGCAGGAGGGTGGTGGTgtctgaggaaggaggggaggcaggtgctgGGATAGCCTGGGGGGCGGCGTAGGCTGGGTGCCACCCGGATAAGCTCAGCATCAGAAAGTGGCCCTGCAGGGAGCTGAGAGTCGGCAGCGCCCCGAAGAAACTCACGTCCCCCCGACCCTGCTCCCCACTAGGTCCTGAGTCTGTCCAGATGCCTCCGTCCCCAAGAAAACTCACCCATGGGGTTTCAGAGGGGTAGGATGGGGCTGCAGAGCCCTGCTGCTTACCTCGGGGGTCTAAAGGAATATTGTATGTGTCCCCAAGAACTACGGAGTGAAAGGCGGCGCactcagaggggaaggggagagacaaagaaggaaaaagacgcAAAGTGCAAACACAGGTTAGAAACCGGGTCCCCAGAGTCCAGCAGACCCCACCCCGTGACAGCCAGAACACAGACAGCAGGACACACCCCAGCTGGACCCCTGAAGGTGAGGGAGCATGAAGCCAAGTGGGGATCTGGACAACTGCAGGCCAGAGGCCGCTCCTGGCTCCCTCGCCCCCAAAATGGAGGGAGGGGGACGGCCCGGGGACCCAAACAAGGCGGGCTGCGTCTCGGAGCTCAGAAACGCCAACCTCCCTCTATGCCGACCTCCCCAGCTCCAGTGCCAGGGCAGCGGTCCGAGGGAAGACACCGGGCCGGCCGTGAGGCCGCAGCCCACAGAACGGGCAGCTGTGTGACTAAGCGGGAGGACAGGCGAACGCGAGAGCCGGCGGAGGAACGCGGAAGGTGGGCCAAGGCCGGCGGGCCGCCCTCGAACCAGGGAGCGCCGCTCTCTGGGGTGAGGACGGCGAAggagtgaggagggaggaggtCGGGTCAGAAAAGGACCAGTCAGACCCCACTCCGCCACCGGGGGTTTTCTCTCCCGCGGTGGCCAGTCACCCCACGTCTCCAGACAAGAGGGAGGAGTCACAGACGGGTGGAGGGCCCCACTGGGAGGTGCCAAGTACCTTGGGAGGCCAGCATGGCCCCTGCCGTCTCTTGGAAGTCTAGGAGCTGCTGTAGGAAGAGGATGGCCTGTGTGGGGAGAAAACAGGTCCAGGAAAAAGGTCAAGGGCAGGACCTCAAGGTCAAGGTCACCTCCCAAACACAGCCCCTAGGACCATTCCACAGCAAGTGCAGGGCCAGGGGTCTGCCAGGGGTCTGCCACCTGAAAAGGGTGGTTGCAAGCTTCCTGCCCTACTGGAGACACCAAGGACTTTGCCATCCATCCAGCCACCAACATGCTGGCTCTGGGCCAGGCCGggctcctttccctccccaggCGACCTTGGGCAGCACCTACATTGCTTGTGAGCTCGTGCACGGTGCCGTCCTTGGGCATGTTGTATTCCTTGTCTGGATCATTCTGTGGAAAGAACAGCCCAGCTTCCTGAACCTGCTCCCAAGGCCTTGGgccccaccccaagccccaggCAGTCTGCTCTTGGTGCCACCTCCTGGTAGACAGGGGTCAGGGCGCCCCTCAGGCAGGGGGGCTGGAGAGACGGGACAGGAAAAATGGGGCAGGAGTGTCACCCTTGCGGGCTCCGGAGCCCCCAAGGAAAGAAAGGGCGGCGAGTGGGTACTGCCGGGAGACTAGCAGCCCCTCTGGTCAGCCCGCCCTCTGCAGGAGCTCCAGAGGCAGGTCCCTGGCGGTCCTGCCCACAGCTCCTAGGGCCGCAGGTGGCCCCAGAGAGCGGGAGAGCACCTTGATGTTGTCAGCAAAGTCCTCCAGGGCCTTGGCTCCAACGGTCTCCATGGAGGTGATGAGGCCGGGCAGCTTGTTCTTGGTGCTGGCAGCCGTACCCTGAGGAAGCACACAGCTGCAGAGCGGACCTGCTCCTCGCCAGCCGCTCCCCTGCCCCGCACCGCAGGGCCTCCCCTCCTGTCCTGTCACCCCGCGACTGGGTCCCCTTGCCCAGGGCCCTGCAGAAGCTGCTTCCGTGCAGCTTTGGAGCAGAGGTGCGAGGGTGGAGAAGGCGGTTCCCCCTCCCTGGGTCCCCAAGGGTCTTCCCACCCACATACCTGGAGCACCTGGTCAAACTCGGGCTTGGTCTGCTTCAGGTGCCGCAGGATGGGGAAGACGGTGAGCACGGCGGAGAAGTCATGCCGGATGATGGCCTTCCGGGCCGCAGACACGATGTTCTCCCCTTCGAGCATCAGCCCATCCAGCGCATCCTGCGAAAGCAGAGCAAGGACGTGGCTCACGGAGGGGGCAGAGTGGTGACAGCTGCCTCCTAGGGACGGTCAGGGCTGccggaggggctgggggaagccAGCATGGCCCAGCAGGGGACagcaacccccccacacacacacacatggtggGGGTGGCTATAGCTGAAGGCTACTGGACGGCAGCTCTGGCCCGAACCCCAGCTTCCGCAGCGGCAGGTTTGCGGGGACATCTGGTCAGTCGGGGCCCAGGAGCATGGCGGGGATCCCCACGCCTGGGGATCCAGGCAGCACCTGGATCAGGGAGTCAAAGGTCTTTTTCTGATGGTGCTCAGGGATGACGTCCATCAGCAGCTGGTACTCGCTCTGGGCCAGCTTGACGAAGGCACTGACGCAGTGAATGTAGGCATCGGTCTCCACGTCCAACGTGTCGTCTCTCCCTGGGGGGACAGCAGTGCCCCTGAGCTGCTGGTCTGGAGgttgctgctctccctgctgggGGGGCATGGGtctccccagctcctggcctGCAGCCCAGGCTGGCAGCAGATGGGGGGAGGAGGCGGACTGTTCTGGCAGAAAGCTGAGAGGATTCCAGCAGGCCTGACTGCTTCGAAGGAAAAAACAGGGCTGCAATCCAGCCTTTGTCCTGGCTTCAGTTTCAGCTCTGCCAGACAGTGCTCATGTCCCAGAGCATCAGGTACT
Protein-coding regions in this window:
- the EXOC7 gene encoding exocyst complex component 7 isoform X1, whose protein sequence is MIPPQEASARRREIEDKLKQEEETLSFIRDSLEKSDQLTKNMVSILSSFESRLMKLENSIIPVHKQTENLQRLQENVEKTLSCLDHVISYYHVASDTEKIIREGPTGRLEEYLGSMAKIQKAVEYFQDNSPDSPELNKVKLLFERGKESLESEFRSLMTRHSKVVSPVLILDLISGEDELEVQEEVPLEHLPEGVLQDVIRISRWLVEYGRNQDFMNVYYQIRSSQLDRSIKGLKEHFRKSSSSSGVPYSPAIPNKRKDTPTKKPIKRPGTIRKAQNLLKQYSQHGLDGKKGGSNLIPLEGHEHDFRVKHLSEALNDKHGPLAGRDDTLDVETDAYIHCVSAFVKLAQSEYQLLMDVIPEHHQKKTFDSLIQDALDGLMLEGENIVSAARKAIIRHDFSAVLTVFPILRHLKQTKPEFDQVLQGTAASTKNKLPGLITSMETVGAKALEDFADNIKNDPDKEYNMPKDGTVHELTSNAILFLQQLLDFQETAGAMLASQVLGDTYNIPLDPRETSSSASSYSSEFSKRLLSTYICKVLGNLQLNLLSKSKVYEDPALSAIFLHNNYNYILKALEKSELIQLVAVTQKTAERSYREHIEQQIQTYQRSWLKVTDYIAEKNLPVFQPGVKLRDKERQMIKERFKGFNDGLEELCKIQKAWAIPDMEQRDKIRQAQKNIVRETYGAFLHRYGSVPFTKNPEKYIKYRVEQVGDMIDRLFDTSA
- the EXOC7 gene encoding exocyst complex component 7 isoform X2, encoding MIPPQEASARRREIEDKLKQEEETLSFIRDSLEKSDQLTKNMVSILSSFESRLMKLENSIIPVHKQTENLQRLQENVEKTLSCLDHVISYYHVASDTEKIIREGPTGRLEEYLGSMAKIQKAVEYFQDNSPDSPELNKVKLLFERGKESLESEFRSLMTRHSKVVSPVLILDLISGEDELEVQEEVPLEHLPEGVLQDVIRISRWLVEYGRNQDFMNVYYQIRSSQLDRSIKGLKEHFRKSSSSSGVPYSPAIPNKRKDTPTKKPIKRPGTIRKAQNLLKQYSQHGLDGKKGGSNLIPLEGHEHDFRVKHLSEALNDKHGPLAGRDDTLDVETDAYIHCVSAFVKLAQSEYQLLMDVIPEHHQKKTFDSLIQDALDGLMLEGENIVSAARKAIIRHDFSAVLTVFPILRHLKQTKPEFDQVLQGTAASTKNKLPGLITSMETVGAKALEDFADNIKNDPDKEYNMPKDGTVHELTSNAILFLQQLLDFQETAGAMLASQETSSSASSYSSEFSKRLLSTYICKVLGNLQLNLLSKSKVYEDPALSAIFLHNNYNYILKALEKSELIQLVAVTQKTAERSYREHIEQQIQTYQRSWLKVTDYIAEKNLPVFQPGVKLRDKERQMIKERFKGFNDGLEELCKIQKAWAIPDMEQRDKIRQAQKNIVRETYGAFLHRYGSVPFTKNPEKYIKYRVEQVGDMIDRLFDTSA
- the EXOC7 gene encoding exocyst complex component 7 isoform X6, with product MIPPQEASARRREIEDKLKQEEETLSFIRDSLEKSDQLTKNMVSILSSFESRLMKLENSIIPVHKQTENLQRLQENVEKTLSCLDHVISYYHVASDTEKIIREGPTGRLEEYLGSMAKIQKAVEYFQDNSPDSPELNKVKLLFERGKESLESEFRSLMTRHSKVVSPVLILDLISGEDELEVQEEVPLEHLPEGVLQDVIRISRWLVEYGRNQDFMNVYYQIRSSQLDRSIKGLKEHFRKSSSSSGVPYSPAIPNKRKDTPTKKPIKRPGHEHDFRVKHLSEALNDKHGPLAGRDDTLDVETDAYIHCVSAFVKLAQSEYQLLMDVIPEHHQKKTFDSLIQDALDGLMLEGENIVSAARKAIIRHDFSAVLTVFPILRHLKQTKPEFDQVLQGTAASTKNKLPGLITSMETVGAKALEDFADNIKNDPDKEYNMPKDGTVHELTSNAILFLQQLLDFQETAGAMLASQETSSSASSYSSEFSKRLLSTYICKVLGNLQLNLLSKSKVYEDPALSAIFLHNNYNYILKALEKSELIQLVAVTQKTAERSYREHIEQQIQTYQRSWLKVTDYIAEKNLPVFQPGVKLRDKERQMIKERFKGFNDGLEELCKIQKAWAIPDMEQRDKIRQAQKNIVRETYGAFLHRYGSVPFTKNPEKYIKYRVEQVGDMIDRLFDTSA
- the EXOC7 gene encoding exocyst complex component 7 isoform X4, producing MIPPQEASARRREIEDKLKQEEETLSFIRDSLEKSDQLTKNMVSILSSFESRLMKLENSIIPVHKQTENLQRLQENVEKTLSCLDHVISYYHVASDTEKIIREGPTGRLEEYLGSMAKIQKAVEYFQDNSPDSPELNKVKLLFERGKESLESEFRSLMTRHSKVVSPVLILDLISGEDELEVQEEVPLEHLPEGVLQDVIRISRWLVEYGRNQDFMNVYYQIRSSQLDRSIKGLKEHFRKSSSSSGVPYSPAIPNKRKDTPTKKPIKRPGHEHDFRVKHLSEALNDKHGPLAGRDDTLDVETDAYIHCVSAFVKLAQSEYQLLMDVIPEHHQKKTFDSLIQDALDGLMLEGENIVSAARKAIIRHDFSAVLTVFPILRHLKQTKPEFDQVLQGTAASTKNKLPGLITSMETVGAKALEDFADNIKNDPDKEYNMPKDGTVHELTSNAILFLQQLLDFQETAGAMLASQVLGDTYNIPLDPRETSSSASSYSSEFSKRLLSTYICKVLGNLQLNLLSKSKVYEDPALSAIFLHNNYNYILKALEKSELIQLVAVTQKTAERSYREHIEQQIQTYQRSWLKVTDYIAEKNLPVFQPGVKLRDKERQMIKERFKGFNDGLEELCKIQKAWAIPDMEQRDKIRQAQKNIVRETYGAFLHRYGSVPFTKNPEKYIKYRVEQVGDMIDRLFDTSA
- the EXOC7 gene encoding exocyst complex component 7 isoform X5, which codes for MIPPQEASARRREIEDKLKQEEETLSFIRDSLEKSDQLTKNMVSILSSFESRLMKLENSIIPVHKQTENLQRLQENVEKTLSCLDHVISYYHVASDTEKIIREGPTGRLEEYLGSMAKIQKAVEYFQDNSPDSPELNKVKLLFERGKESLESEFRSLMTRHSKVVSPVLILDLISGEDELEVQEEVPLEHLPEGVLQDVIRISRWLVEYGRNQDFMNVYYQIRSSQLDRSIKGLKEHFRKSSSSSGVPYSPAIPNKRKDTPTKKPIKRPGTIRKAQNLLKQYSQHGLDGKKGGSNLIPLEGRDDTLDVETDAYIHCVSAFVKLAQSEYQLLMDVIPEHHQKKTFDSLIQDALDGLMLEGENIVSAARKAIIRHDFSAVLTVFPILRHLKQTKPEFDQVLQGTAASTKNKLPGLITSMETVGAKALEDFADNIKNDPDKEYNMPKDGTVHELTSNAILFLQQLLDFQETAGAMLASQETSSSASSYSSEFSKRLLSTYICKVLGNLQLNLLSKSKVYEDPALSAIFLHNNYNYILKALEKSELIQLVAVTQKTAERSYREHIEQQIQTYQRSWLKVTDYIAEKNLPVFQPGVKLRDKERQMIKERFKGFNDGLEELCKIQKAWAIPDMEQRDKIRQAQKNIVRETYGAFLHRYGSVPFTKNPEKYIKYRVEQVGDMIDRLFDTSA
- the EXOC7 gene encoding exocyst complex component 7 isoform X3 → MIPPQEASARRREIEDKLKQEEETLSFIRDSLEKSDQLTKNMVSILSSFESRLMKLENSIIPVHKQTENLQRLQENVEKTLSCLDHVISYYHVASDTEKIIREGPTGRLEEYLGSMAKIQKAVEYFQDNSPDSPELNKVKLLFERGKESLESEFRSLMTRHSKVVSPVLILDLISGEDELEVQEEVPLEHLPEGVLQDVIRISRWLVEYGRNQDFMNVYYQIRSSQLDRSIKGLKEHFRKSSSSSGVPYSPAIPNKRKDTPTKKPIKRPGTIRKAQNLLKQYSQHGLDGKKGGSNLIPLEGRDDTLDVETDAYIHCVSAFVKLAQSEYQLLMDVIPEHHQKKTFDSLIQDALDGLMLEGENIVSAARKAIIRHDFSAVLTVFPILRHLKQTKPEFDQVLQGTAASTKNKLPGLITSMETVGAKALEDFADNIKNDPDKEYNMPKDGTVHELTSNAILFLQQLLDFQETAGAMLASQVLGDTYNIPLDPRETSSSASSYSSEFSKRLLSTYICKVLGNLQLNLLSKSKVYEDPALSAIFLHNNYNYILKALEKSELIQLVAVTQKTAERSYREHIEQQIQTYQRSWLKVTDYIAEKNLPVFQPGVKLRDKERQMIKERFKGFNDGLEELCKIQKAWAIPDMEQRDKIRQAQKNIVRETYGAFLHRYGSVPFTKNPEKYIKYRVEQVGDMIDRLFDTSA
- the EXOC7 gene encoding exocyst complex component 7 isoform X7, producing MIPPQEASARRREIEDKLKQEEETLSFIRDSLEKSDQLTKNMVSILSSFESRLMKLENSIIPVHKQTENLQRLQENVEKTLSCLDHVISYYHVASDTEKIIREGPTGRLEEYLGSMAKIQKAVEYFQDNSPDSPELNKVKLLFERGKESLESEFRSLMTRHSKVVSPVLILDLISGEDELEVQEEVPLEHLPEGVLQDVIRISRWLVEYGRNQDFMNVYYQIRSSQLDRSIKGLKEHFRKSSSSSGVPYSPAIPNKRKDTPTKKPIKRPGRDDTLDVETDAYIHCVSAFVKLAQSEYQLLMDVIPEHHQKKTFDSLIQDALDGLMLEGENIVSAARKAIIRHDFSAVLTVFPILRHLKQTKPEFDQVLQGTAASTKNKLPGLITSMETVGAKALEDFADNIKNDPDKEYNMPKDGTVHELTSNAILFLQQLLDFQETAGAMLASQVLGDTYNIPLDPRETSSSASSYSSEFSKRLLSTYICKVLGNLQLNLLSKSKVYEDPALSAIFLHNNYNYILKALEKSELIQLVAVTQKTAERSYREHIEQQIQTYQRSWLKVTDYIAEKNLPVFQPGVKLRDKERQMIKERFKGFNDGLEELCKIQKAWAIPDMEQRDKIRQAQKNIVRETYGAFLHRYGSVPFTKNPEKYIKYRVEQVGDMIDRLFDTSA
- the EXOC7 gene encoding exocyst complex component 7 isoform X8, translating into MIPPQEASARRREIEDKLKQEEETLSFIRDSLEKSDQLTKNMVSILSSFESRLMKLENSIIPVHKQTENLQRLQENVEKTLSCLDHVISYYHVASDTEKIIREGPTGRLEEYLGSMAKIQKAVEYFQDNSPDSPELNKVKLLFERGKESLESEFRSLMTRHSKVVSPVLILDLISGEDELEVQEEVPLEHLPEGVLQDVIRISRWLVEYGRNQDFMNVYYQIRSSQLDRSIKGLKEHFRKSSSSSGVPYSPAIPNKRKDTPTKKPIKRPGRDDTLDVETDAYIHCVSAFVKLAQSEYQLLMDVIPEHHQKKTFDSLIQDALDGLMLEGENIVSAARKAIIRHDFSAVLTVFPILRHLKQTKPEFDQVLQGTAASTKNKLPGLITSMETVGAKALEDFADNIKNDPDKEYNMPKDGTVHELTSNAILFLQQLLDFQETAGAMLASQETSSSASSYSSEFSKRLLSTYICKVLGNLQLNLLSKSKVYEDPALSAIFLHNNYNYILKALEKSELIQLVAVTQKTAERSYREHIEQQIQTYQRSWLKVTDYIAEKNLPVFQPGVKLRDKERQMIKERFKGFNDGLEELCKIQKAWAIPDMEQRDKIRQAQKNIVRETYGAFLHRYGSVPFTKNPEKYIKYRVEQVGDMIDRLFDTSA